One genomic window of Natranaeroarchaeum aerophilus includes the following:
- a CDS encoding DMT family transporter yields MLALAGAVIAMSTASILIRWSAAPSSVVAFYRVLFTLALVGPFVLGQRRSEFRTLSRRDLLSATAAGIALGIHFAAWFESLAWTSVAASVTLVQTQPVFVAIGAYLLLDERIDRRIVGGIVLTVCGAAAMTLADPGAAIAVEGDARLGNTLALVGAVAAGAYVLAGRSIRQRVSVFPYVTVVYTSCALTLLVVVGAQDAALLGYPPREWVLFVALAAGPGLLGHTVVNWALEHVRSTVVGITMLGEPVGATILAVLLLAEVPGTGTALGGVIVLGGIYLASTSRSSDGTGEVRRSDGGGEDPDPETAKVD; encoded by the coding sequence ATGCTAGCGCTCGCCGGAGCCGTCATCGCGATGAGCACCGCGTCGATCCTGATCCGCTGGAGCGCCGCGCCGTCGAGCGTCGTCGCGTTCTATCGCGTCCTGTTTACGCTCGCACTCGTCGGCCCCTTCGTCCTCGGCCAACGCCGGTCGGAGTTTCGGACGCTATCCCGCCGGGACCTCCTGTCAGCGACGGCGGCCGGGATCGCGCTGGGCATCCACTTTGCCGCATGGTTCGAGAGCCTGGCGTGGACGAGCGTCGCTGCCTCGGTTACGCTCGTCCAGACCCAGCCCGTCTTCGTCGCCATCGGTGCGTATCTCCTGCTTGACGAGCGGATCGACCGGCGAATCGTCGGCGGTATCGTCCTGACGGTCTGTGGTGCTGCCGCGATGACGCTTGCTGACCCCGGCGCGGCGATCGCTGTAGAGGGGGACGCCCGACTCGGCAACACGCTCGCGCTCGTCGGTGCAGTCGCCGCCGGTGCGTACGTCCTTGCCGGGCGCTCGATCCGCCAGCGTGTGTCGGTGTTCCCCTATGTCACGGTTGTCTACACGAGCTGTGCCCTCACGCTGCTTGTGGTCGTCGGGGCGCAGGATGCTGCACTACTGGGCTATCCGCCGCGTGAGTGGGTGCTCTTTGTTGCGCTCGCAGCCGGGCCGGGACTTCTGGGCCACACGGTGGTCAACTGGGCGCTCGAACACGTTCGCTCGACCGTCGTCGGCATCACGATGCTCGGCGAGCCGGTCGGAGCAACAATCCTGGCGGTCCTCCTGCTCGCCGAGGTGCCGGGGACGGGAACTGCACTCGGCGGAGTGATTGTTCTCGGCGGGATCTATCTGGCGAGTACGTCCCGGAGTAGTGACGGCACTGGGGAGGTCCGTAGGAGTGACGGCGGTGGGGAGGACCCCGATCCAGAAACGGCGAAAGTCGACTGA
- a CDS encoding SRPBCC family protein: MAKYRRETQIHASLSDVWEFHSTEQGLEALTPDWMGLEVESVVGPDGEPDPTVLEAGSKLHMSVRPFGVGPRQSWTSVITEREEGDGVAWFTDVMENGPFASWEHTHSFYADGETTLLRDHVKYELPFGALGRAVAPLSRIGFAPMFRKRHQVTTELLESGSWRRQR, encoded by the coding sequence ATGGCAAAGTACCGACGTGAGACGCAGATCCACGCGTCGCTTTCCGATGTCTGGGAGTTTCACTCGACGGAACAGGGTCTCGAAGCGCTGACCCCCGACTGGATGGGCCTTGAGGTCGAGTCCGTGGTCGGACCGGACGGCGAGCCTGATCCCACTGTGCTCGAAGCAGGCTCGAAACTCCACATGTCGGTCCGACCGTTCGGCGTCGGGCCGCGACAGTCGTGGACCTCTGTGATTACCGAACGTGAGGAGGGAGACGGTGTCGCATGGTTCACCGACGTGATGGAAAACGGCCCGTTCGCGTCGTGGGAGCACACCCACTCGTTTTACGCCGATGGCGAGACGACGCTGCTCCGGGATCACGTCAAGTACGAACTCCCCTTCGGCGCGCTGGGGCGGGCTGTCGCACCGCTGTCGAGAATCGGCTTCGCCCCGATGTTTCGCAAACGCCATCAGGTAACAACGGAGCTACTGGAGAGCGGTAGCTGGCGGCGACAGCGGTAA
- the lrpA1 gene encoding HTH-type transcriptional regulator LrpA1 codes for MSSESTANRILSVLEEDAKASYAEIAERADVSKPTVRKYIEQLEEDGVIIGYSADVDPKKLASKSIALVGLDVASDEYVRATREIKELDEVESLYSSSGDHMLMAEVRAADGDDLADIISDKLVDIEGVTAAHPSFLQERLK; via the coding sequence ATGAGTAGCGAGTCGACGGCAAACCGTATTCTCTCTGTTCTCGAAGAGGACGCCAAAGCGTCCTACGCGGAGATCGCGGAGCGAGCGGACGTCTCGAAGCCCACCGTCCGCAAATATATCGAACAGCTCGAAGAGGATGGCGTTATCATTGGCTATTCCGCCGATGTCGATCCAAAGAAACTGGCGAGCAAGTCCATCGCGCTCGTCGGTCTCGATGTCGCCAGTGACGAGTACGTCAGGGCGACCCGCGAGATCAAAGAACTGGACGAGGTCGAGTCGCTGTACAGTTCGAGCGGCGACCACATGCTGATGGCGGAGGTTCGGGCGGCCGACGGTGACGACCTCGCGGATATCATCAGTGACAAACTGGTCGATATCGAGGGAGTCACCGCAGCACATCCATCCTTCCTGCAGGAGCGGCTGAAATAA
- a CDS encoding thiamine pyrophosphate-dependent enzyme has translation MSAFNAIGEERDIDRDEYTPGIEPQPTWCPGCGDFGVLKALKQALPEVGRTPEETLLCTGIGCSGKLNSYLDTYGFHTIHGRSLPVARAAKLANPGLEVIAAGGDGDGYGIGGNHFMHTARENHDMTYIVFNNEIFGLTKGQTSPTSPKGHKSKTQPSGSAKTPIRPLSLSLTSGASYVARTAAVNPNQAKEILVEAIEHDGFAHVDFLTQCPTWNKDAKQYVPYVDIQDSDDYDFDITDRREASEMMYEAEDALHEGEVLTGRFYVDEDRPSYQEEKKAIGEMPEEPLAERYFDDDYDWDQKRSYDLLDRHV, from the coding sequence ATGAGTGCATTCAACGCAATCGGTGAAGAACGCGATATCGACCGAGACGAGTACACACCCGGCATCGAGCCCCAGCCGACGTGGTGTCCTGGCTGTGGTGACTTCGGCGTCCTCAAGGCGCTGAAACAGGCGCTGCCGGAAGTCGGCCGAACGCCCGAGGAAACGCTGCTCTGTACCGGGATCGGCTGTTCCGGAAAACTGAACAGCTATCTGGACACGTACGGCTTCCACACGATCCACGGCCGATCGCTACCGGTCGCCCGCGCGGCGAAGCTGGCCAACCCCGGCCTCGAAGTCATCGCCGCCGGCGGTGACGGTGACGGCTACGGGATCGGCGGAAACCACTTCATGCATACGGCCCGCGAGAACCACGATATGACGTATATCGTGTTCAACAACGAGATCTTCGGGCTGACGAAGGGACAGACGTCCCCGACCAGCCCCAAAGGCCACAAGTCCAAGACCCAGCCCTCGGGTAGCGCGAAGACGCCGATCCGGCCGCTCAGCCTCTCGCTGACGTCGGGTGCGTCCTACGTCGCCCGGACGGCCGCGGTCAACCCGAACCAGGCCAAGGAGATCCTCGTCGAAGCCATCGAGCACGACGGCTTCGCTCACGTCGACTTCCTGACCCAGTGTCCCACCTGGAACAAGGACGCCAAGCAGTACGTCCCATACGTCGATATTCAGGACAGCGACGACTACGACTTCGACATCACGGATCGTCGCGAGGCGAGCGAGATGATGTACGAGGCCGAGGACGCCCTCCACGAGGGGGAAGTCCTCACCGGTCGCTTCTACGTCGACGAGGACCGACCGTCCTACCAGGAAGAAAAGAAGGCAATCGGCGAAATGCCCGAGGAGCCGCTCGCGGAGCGGTACTTCGACGACGACTACGACTGGGACCAGAAGCGGTCTTACGACCTGCTCGACCGACACGTCTGA